In the genome of Nocardioides sp. NBC_00368, the window CCGCATCCAGATGCCGAACGTCACCGGCGCGGCGGCGCAGGGCATCTGGCCGGCGTTCTGGATGCTCGGCGAGCCGTTCCGCGGCAACTACTGGAACTGGCCGGGCATCGGCGAGATCGACATCATGGAGAACGTCAACGGCGCCAACCAGGTCTGGGGCACCCTGCACTGCGGCACCTCGCCCGGCGGCCCGTGCAACGAGACCACCGGCCTCGGCGGGAACCTCCAGGGTTGCCCCGGCTCGACCTGCCAGTCCTCCTTCCACACCTACGCGATGGAGTGGGACCGCAGCACCAGCCCGCAGCAGATCCGGTTCTACGTCGACAACACGCACTACCACACCGTCCGCTCCGACCAGGTCGACGCGACCACCTGGAACAACGCGACCAACCACGGCTTCTTCATCATCCTCAACGTCGCGATCGGCGGTGGCTGGCCCGGCAACCCGACCGCGGCGACCGCGTCCGGGGTGCCGATGCTGGTCGACTACGTCGCGGTCTACTCCAAGGGCGGCGGCACCACCGAGCCGACCGACCCGCCCGCCCCGGGCAGCCGGGACGCCTACTCGACCATCCAGGCCGAGTCCTACAACGCCCAGAGCGGCACCCAGACCGAAGCGACCACCGACACCGGCGGCGGTCAGAACGTCGGCTACCTCAGCAACGGCGACTGGCTCCGCTACGACGGTGTGAACTTCGGCTCGAGCGCGGCGCGCACGTTCTCGGCCCGGGTCGCCTCCGGTGCTCCCGCCGGGGTCAGCGGCCTGGTGGAGGTACGTCTCGACAACGTGAACAACGCCCCGATCGGCAGCTTCTCGGTGGCCAACACCGGAGGCTGGCAGAGCTGGCGTACGGTCCCGGGCAGCATCAGCGGGGTGACCGGAACGCACACGGTCTTCCTCCGGTTCACCAGCGGCCAGCCGGCCGATTTCGTCAACCTCAACTGGTTCACGTTCTCCCGGTGACCGGCGAGGCCGGGAGGCGATAGGTTCCACTCATGAACGAGACCCCGGCCGGCCGGCCGACGCTGGAGACGGTGGCCCGGGCGGCCGGGGCCTCGCGAGCGACCGTCTCCCGCGTCGTCAACGGCTCCACGACCGTGCGTCCCGACATCGCCGAGAGCATCCGCCGGGCCATCGCCGACCTGGGCTACGTGCCGAACCCGGCCGCGCGGAGCCTGGTGACGCAGCGTACGGACTCCATCGCGCTGATCCTGCCCGAGTCCGCCACCCGGGTCTTCTCCGACGACGCCTTCTTCCCGGGCGTCATCCGGGGCGTCGGCGAGGCGCTGGAGAAGGCCGACAAGCAGCTCGTGCTGCTGCTCGCCTCGACGCGGTCGAGCCATGACCGGATCCTGCGCTACGTGCACGGCCGCACCGTCGACGGTGTCGTGCTGGCCTCGATGCACGGCGCAGACACCCTGCCCGAGGAGCTGCGGGCGGCGGGCGTTCCGGTCGTGACCAGCGGGCGGCCGCTGGGAGAGGCCACCGTCCCCTACATCGACGTCGAGCACGCCAGCGGCGTGAAGGCGGCGATGCGCCACCTGATCGGACTGGGCTGCAGCCGGATCGCGACCATCGCCGGGCCGCAGGACATGGTCGCCGGCCGCGAACGGCTGGCGGGTTACCTCGCCGGGCTGGAGGCGGGAGCGGTGCCGCTGGTCGAGGAGGGCGACTTCATGCGTCAGTCCGGCATGGACGCCATGGAGCGGCTGCTGGAGCGCGATCCCGACATCGACGGCGTCTTCGCCGCCTCCGACCTGATGGCCGACGGCGCCCTGCGTACGCTGCGACGGCTCGGCCGCCGGGTGCCCGACGACGTCGCGGTGATCGGGTTCGACGACGTCGACGCCGCCCGGTTCACCGACCCGCCGCTGACCACGGTTCACCAGCCGATCCACGAGATCGGCACCCGCCTCGCCGAGCAGATCCTCCGCCTGGTGGCGGGGGAGGAAGTCGAGGCCTCCGTCGTGCTCCCGACGCGGCTGGTGATCCGCGAGTCCGCCTGAGCCGGTCCGCCTGAGCCGGTACGCCTGAGCCGGTCCCACTGAGCCGGTCCGGCTGGGCCGGTCTGATCAGGACAGTGCGCGGTAGCGGCGCTCGGGCCGCCCGGCGGTGCCGTAGTTGAGACGTACGCCGATCCGGCCCGTGCTCGCGAAGTGCTCCAGGTAGCGGCGCGCGCTCACCCGGGAGACGCCGATCGCGTCGGCACACTCGGTGGCGCTCAGCTCACCGGCCGCCTGCAGCGCGGCCAGCACGGCCCGGGCGGTCTCCGCGCTGAGCCCCTTCGGAAGCCGCTCACGGGCCTCGCGAGCGCCCTGGTGGCTGAAGACCTCGTCGATGCCGGCCTGGACCTCGTCGCGGTGCTCGGCGCCCTCGGCCCCCTCGGCACGCTGCCCGATCCGGGCGAGCGCCTCGCGGGAGCGGCGTACGTCGTCGAGCCGGGCGGCGAGGTCCTCGAACGGGAACGGCTTGACCACGTAGTGGGCCGCGCCGCCGGCCGCGGCCGCGCGGACGGTGTCGGCCTCGCGGGCGGCGGTGATGACGATGACGTCGGTGTCGTCACCGCGGCCGCGCAGGCGGCGCAGCAGCTCGATGCCGCTGAAGTCGGGAAGGTGCACGTCGAGCAGCAGCACGTCGGGGGAGAGGCGCGCGGTCTCCTCGAGCGCCTGCGCGCCGGTGGCGGCCACGCCGACGACCCGGAAACCCTCGACGCGCTCCACGAAGCGGGTGTGGATCGAGGCCACCATGAAGTCGTCCTCGACCACGAGCACGGTGAGCTCCGGTGTGGACGTCATCGGTTCTCCTCGGGGGCATCGGTGGTGGGTGGTGCGAGCGGGACGGCGCCGGGCAGGGTCGCGACGAAGACCGCGCCGGGGCGTTCCGCCGACCCGGTATTCTCCACCTCGACCTCGCCGCCGCGCGTGCGGCACACCAGCTGGACCAGCGCGAGCCCCACCCCGCGGCCGCTGGCGTCGCGTGGTTTCGTGCTGAAGCCGCGCCGGAAGATCTCCGGCAGCCGCTCGACGGGGACGCCGCCGCCGGTGTCGGAGACACGGACCGTCACGGTCTCCCCCTCGGCCCTGAGGAGTACGCCGACCCGACCGTCGACCGGCCCGACCAGTGCGGCCGCGTCGACGGCGTTGTCGACCAGGTTGCCGAGGACGGTGACCACGTCGGCGGAGCCGTCGGGGGTGAGCCGGGGGAGCGAGCTGGCGGCGTCCAGGTCGATGCTCACCCGCCGCTCGGCGGCCAGGCTGGCCTTGGCGATGAGCAGGGCGGCCACCGCGGGGTCGTCGATCCGGGAGGTGATGTGGTCGCTCAGTGCCGCCCGCCGTGCGGTCAGCCCGGTGACGAACTGGCCCACCTCGGCGTACTCCTCCAGCTGCAGCAGACCGGTGATGGTGTGCAGCTGGTTGCTGAACTCGTGGGTCTGGGCCCGCAGCGTCTCGGTGACGCTCTCGCGCGCGTTGAGCTCGCTCTGCAGCGCGACCAGCTCGGTGCGGTCGCGCAGCGTGGTGACGGTGCCGGCGGGGCGGCCGTCGTGGTGGACCCGGTTGCGGTTGAGCACGAGCACGCGGTCGCCGGCGACCAGCGGGGCGTCGTGCACCTCCTCGGGGCCGCTGAGCAGGGCGAGCGTCTCGGCGGGCAGGCCGAGCGTGTCGAGACGGCGCCCGGTCGGGTCCTCGCTCAGCCCGAGCAGCTCGCGGGCGCTGTCGCTCATCAGGCTGACCCGGCCGTCGGCACCGACGGCCAGCACCCCCTCGCGGATCGAGCGCAGCAGGCCCTCACGGTGGTCGGCCAGGGCGGCGATGTCGCGGGGCTCGAGCCCACGCGTACGCCGCTTGATCAGCCGCGCCAGCAGCCACGATCCCAGCACCCCGAGCGCAAGGCCGCCCAGCAGGACGGTCAACGCGTCGGCCCAGGTGCGGGCGAGCCGCTCGGTCAGCGGCGGGTAGTCCTCGGTCACCACGACCACGCCGACCGGGCGCGGGGCCTGGGCGTCCGGGCCGGTCGACCCGCCGCCGTAGACCGGCACCTGGGCGGCGATCGCGCGCCGGCCTGCGTCCTCGATGTCACCGGACCAGGCCCGGCTCGTCTCGCGGCCACCGAGCTGGAGCGTCTCGCCGATCCGGGTCGGATCGGTAGCGACGAGCACCTCGCCGTCCAGGCTGGTGAGGTAGGCGGTGTCGGCGCCCGCGTCCGCGGCCCGGGTCTGGAGGTAGAAGGCCAGCGCCAGCCGGTCGGGGGTGCCGGTCAGGCCGTCCTGCACGGCAGCGGTGCCGGCCAGGCTCTCCGCGGCGGCTCGCAGCCGGTCCTCGCGGGAGTCACGGAAGTCGGCGTCGCTCTGCCGCAGCGACACGATGCTGGTCGCCGCGACGACGAGAAGCAGCACCGAGAGCTGCAGCACCAGCACCTGTCCGGCCAGCGTCAGGTGGCGGCGCGAACCCCGTGACCACAAGTTCCACAACCTCCTTTGGTTGCCCAATCGTGACGGCGGTCACCGCGGCCTGTGACCATCGCCACTGAACGTATTCATCCCCTGAGTCTGGAGGCCAGCCGTTGTCGACCGCGACATCGCAGTCCCCGCCCCGACCACCGCTGCCCGCGCAGCGGGGTCGGGCAGCGAGCATACGCCGTACTCGCGCCCTCACCGTCGTGCTCGTGACCTGCCTGCTCGCCGTGGCGTCCGCCTGCGGCGTGACCCGTGGCGAGGAGTCCCGTGACCTCGACATGTGGATCCCGAACAGCCCCGGTGGCGGCTACGACCAGACCGGCCGCGCGGCCGTGGGTGTGCTCGACCGCGACAACCTGACCGGCGGCGACATCCAGGTGACCAACATCCTGGGCGCCGGCGGCTCGGTCGCGATGTCGCGCCTGATGAGCGAGGAGGGCAACGGCAACCTGCTCATGACCATCGGGCTGGGCGTGGTCGGCTCGACGTACTCCTTCGGCGTGGACGCCCGTCCCCAGGACGCCACCCCGATCGCGCAGCTCATCGAGGAGCAGGAGGGCGTGCTGGTCCCGGCCGACTCGCCGTTCAAGACCATCGACGACCTGGTGAAGGCCTGGGCCGAGGACCCCGAGTCCGTCGTCGTCGGCGGCGGCTCCTCGCCGGGCGGCCCCGACCACCTCTTCCCGATGCAGCTGGCCGAGGCCGCCGGCATCGACCCCAAGGAGGTCAAGTACGTCACGTACGACGGTGGTGGCCCGCTCACCAGCGCGCTGCTCGGCAACAAGATCGACGTCGGTTTCTCCGGTCTCGCCGAGTTCGAGGGCCAGGTGAAGGCCGGCGAGCTCCGGGTCCTGGCCACCTCCGGCGACGAGCGCGCCACGGGCGTCTTCGCCGACGCACCCACGCTGACCGAGAGCGGCATCGACCTGGTCTTCCTCAACTGGCGCGGCATCCTCGCCCCGCCGGGGATCAGCGACGAGCGCCGCCAGGAGCTCATCGACCTGCTCACCCGCATGCACGACTCCAAGCAGTGGCAGCAGGCGCTGAAGGACAACGGCTGGACCGACGCGTTCGTCACCGGCGACGACTTCGACAAGCTGCTCGTCGAGCAGGACCAGCGCGTCGCCTCGACCCTGAAGGAGCTGGATCTGCTGTGAGCGCCCACGCGACCCAACCCGACACCCAGCCGGCTCAGCGCCGGGTCGACGTCGGCCAGTTCGGTCTGGCCGCGTTCATGGTCGTCGTCGGGATCTACACGATCGTCGACGCCGCCGGCCTCGACGTGGGCTTCGCCGACCCGGTCGGCCCCCGCGTCTTCCCGTACGTCATCGGCACCGGCCTCGTCCTGGTCGGCGTGCTGCTGGTGGTCGCCACCGCCCGCGGCTCGCAGCCGGAGCCCGAGGAGGGCGAGGACGTCGACCTGAGCTCCTCGGCCGACTGGCTGACGGTCCTCAAGCTGGTCGCGGTCCTGCTGTTCACGGTCGCGACCGTGAACCTGCTGGGCTGGGCCATCTCCGGTGCGGTGCTGTTCGCCGGCGCCGCCTGGTCCCTCGGCAGCCGCACGCTCGTGCGCGACGTGATCGTCGGGCTCGTCCTGGCGATCGGCAGCTGGTACGCCTTCTACGTCGGTCTGGGCATCCCGCTCACCCCTGGCGTACTCGACGGGATCCTGTGAGGACTGACTGATGGAGAACTTCGAACTGCTCATGGGCGGACTCGAGTCCGCCCTGACCCCGATGAACCTGCTCTACGCCGCCATCGGCGTGCTGCTGGGCACCTTCGTCGGCGTCCTCCCCGGCATCGGGCCGGCGATGGCCATCGCGCTGCTGCTGCCCGTGACGTACCGGCTCGAGCCGACCAGCGCGTTCATCATGTTCG includes:
- a CDS encoding response regulator, coding for MTSTPELTVLVVEDDFMVASIHTRFVERVEGFRVVGVAATGAQALEETARLSPDVLLLDVHLPDFSGIELLRRLRGRGDDTDVIVITAAREADTVRAAAAGGAAHYVVKPFPFEDLAARLDDVRRSREALARIGQRAEGAEGAEHRDEVQAGIDEVFSHQGAREARERLPKGLSAETARAVLAALQAAGELSATECADAIGVSRVSARRYLEHFASTGRIGVRLNYGTAGRPERRYRALS
- a CDS encoding Bug family tripartite tricarboxylate transporter substrate binding protein — its product is MTCLLAVASACGVTRGEESRDLDMWIPNSPGGGYDQTGRAAVGVLDRDNLTGGDIQVTNILGAGGSVAMSRLMSEEGNGNLLMTIGLGVVGSTYSFGVDARPQDATPIAQLIEEQEGVLVPADSPFKTIDDLVKAWAEDPESVVVGGGSSPGGPDHLFPMQLAEAAGIDPKEVKYVTYDGGGPLTSALLGNKIDVGFSGLAEFEGQVKAGELRVLATSGDERATGVFADAPTLTESGIDLVFLNWRGILAPPGISDERRQELIDLLTRMHDSKQWQQALKDNGWTDAFVTGDDFDKLLVEQDQRVASTLKELDLL
- a CDS encoding glycoside hydrolase family 16 protein; the encoded protein is MRSLKALGAAVVAAGVVAVAIPLSSFGQPSEASEPGTPAGWTKVWSDDFTGVAGSRINTNNWIYDIGHSYPGGAANWGTGEIAYHTDSTQNVYQDGGGNLVIKPIRDGAGNWTSGRIETTRSDFQPPAGGVLRVESRIQMPNVTGAAAQGIWPAFWMLGEPFRGNYWNWPGIGEIDIMENVNGANQVWGTLHCGTSPGGPCNETTGLGGNLQGCPGSTCQSSFHTYAMEWDRSTSPQQIRFYVDNTHYHTVRSDQVDATTWNNATNHGFFIILNVAIGGGWPGNPTAATASGVPMLVDYVAVYSKGGGTTEPTDPPAPGSRDAYSTIQAESYNAQSGTQTEATTDTGGGQNVGYLSNGDWLRYDGVNFGSSAARTFSARVASGAPAGVSGLVEVRLDNVNNAPIGSFSVANTGGWQSWRTVPGSISGVTGTHTVFLRFTSGQPADFVNLNWFTFSR
- a CDS encoding LacI family DNA-binding transcriptional regulator, which translates into the protein MNETPAGRPTLETVARAAGASRATVSRVVNGSTTVRPDIAESIRRAIADLGYVPNPAARSLVTQRTDSIALILPESATRVFSDDAFFPGVIRGVGEALEKADKQLVLLLASTRSSHDRILRYVHGRTVDGVVLASMHGADTLPEELRAAGVPVVTSGRPLGEATVPYIDVEHASGVKAAMRHLIGLGCSRIATIAGPQDMVAGRERLAGYLAGLEAGAVPLVEEGDFMRQSGMDAMERLLERDPDIDGVFAASDLMADGALRTLRRLGRRVPDDVAVIGFDDVDAARFTDPPLTTVHQPIHEIGTRLAEQILRLVAGEEVEASVVLPTRLVIRESA
- a CDS encoding tripartite tricarboxylate transporter TctB family protein: MSAHATQPDTQPAQRRVDVGQFGLAAFMVVVGIYTIVDAAGLDVGFADPVGPRVFPYVIGTGLVLVGVLLVVATARGSQPEPEEGEDVDLSSSADWLTVLKLVAVLLFTVATVNLLGWAISGAVLFAGAAWSLGSRTLVRDVIVGLVLAIGSWYAFYVGLGIPLTPGVLDGIL
- a CDS encoding sensor histidine kinase; translated protein: MWSRGSRRHLTLAGQVLVLQLSVLLLVVAATSIVSLRQSDADFRDSREDRLRAAAESLAGTAAVQDGLTGTPDRLALAFYLQTRAADAGADTAYLTSLDGEVLVATDPTRIGETLQLGGRETSRAWSGDIEDAGRRAIAAQVPVYGGGSTGPDAQAPRPVGVVVVTEDYPPLTERLARTWADALTVLLGGLALGVLGSWLLARLIKRRTRGLEPRDIAALADHREGLLRSIREGVLAVGADGRVSLMSDSARELLGLSEDPTGRRLDTLGLPAETLALLSGPEEVHDAPLVAGDRVLVLNRNRVHHDGRPAGTVTTLRDRTELVALQSELNARESVTETLRAQTHEFSNQLHTITGLLQLEEYAEVGQFVTGLTARRAALSDHITSRIDDPAVAALLIAKASLAAERRVSIDLDAASSLPRLTPDGSADVVTVLGNLVDNAVDAAALVGPVDGRVGVLLRAEGETVTVRVSDTGGGVPVERLPEIFRRGFSTKPRDASGRGVGLALVQLVCRTRGGEVEVENTGSAERPGAVFVATLPGAVPLAPPTTDAPEENR